Proteins encoded by one window of Paraburkholderia terrae:
- a CDS encoding IMPACT family protein yields MPTFTLPSALQAELDIRKSRFIAYAIPVADRDAAMEELRRLREEHPTATHVCWALLAGGQSGMSDDGEPSGTAGRPILEVLRHHDLDGVLAAVVRYYGGVKLGAGGLVRAYTDAIATALQDAPRVERIALASLPVEIGYPDEARVRRWIEQENYALEASAYDMNVQLTIRMPVTAVDAAREALRDMTQGRAVFPENT; encoded by the coding sequence TTGCCGACCTTCACTCTCCCCTCAGCGCTGCAGGCGGAACTCGACATCCGCAAAAGCCGCTTCATCGCCTACGCGATTCCCGTCGCCGACCGCGACGCCGCGATGGAAGAACTGCGCCGCCTGCGCGAAGAACATCCCACGGCCACGCATGTCTGCTGGGCGCTGCTGGCGGGCGGCCAGTCGGGCATGTCCGATGACGGCGAGCCGTCCGGCACGGCGGGACGTCCGATACTCGAAGTGCTGCGTCACCACGATCTGGACGGCGTGCTGGCCGCTGTCGTGCGCTATTACGGCGGCGTGAAGCTCGGCGCGGGCGGCCTCGTGCGCGCCTACACCGACGCGATCGCCACCGCGCTGCAGGACGCGCCGCGCGTCGAGCGGATCGCGCTTGCGTCCTTGCCCGTCGAAATCGGCTATCCCGACGAAGCCCGCGTGCGACGCTGGATCGAACAGGAAAACTATGCGCTCGAAGCGAGCGCGTACGACATGAACGTGCAACTGACGATCCGCATGCCCGTCACGGCCGTCGACGCCGCGCGCGAAGCCTTGCGCGACATGACGCAAGGCCGCGCGGTTTTCCCCGAAAACACCTGA
- a CDS encoding alpha/beta hydrolase family protein encodes MDDPESLSLALPDGSKVSALLRVPEDARALYVFAHGAGAGMQHAGMSSLADALAAANVATLRYQFPYMERGSKRVDSPAVAHAAVQAAVAEARRRLPALPLFAGGRSFGGRMTSQTQAISPLDGVRGLAFVAFPLHPAGAPGVERARHLAEITVPILFLQGTRDKLAELHLLRSVVETLGPRATLHVVDDADHSFHVRASSGQTDAEVVLELARTMSEWFFAEGEFVRVT; translated from the coding sequence ATGGACGACCCAGAATCGCTTTCCCTGGCACTGCCCGACGGCTCTAAGGTCTCTGCGCTCCTCCGAGTGCCGGAGGACGCGCGAGCGCTATATGTCTTCGCGCACGGTGCCGGCGCGGGCATGCAGCACGCCGGCATGTCGTCATTGGCCGACGCGCTTGCGGCGGCCAATGTCGCCACCTTGCGCTACCAGTTTCCGTACATGGAGCGGGGCTCCAAGCGGGTGGACTCGCCGGCCGTGGCACACGCTGCCGTGCAGGCAGCCGTCGCAGAGGCTCGCCGGCGGCTGCCAGCCCTGCCGCTCTTCGCGGGCGGCAGGTCGTTCGGCGGCCGCATGACGTCCCAGACCCAAGCCATCTCCCCGCTCGACGGCGTGCGTGGCCTCGCTTTCGTCGCGTTCCCGCTGCACCCGGCGGGCGCGCCCGGCGTGGAGCGGGCACGGCACCTGGCGGAGATCACGGTGCCGATTCTCTTCCTCCAGGGCACGCGCGACAAGCTGGCCGAGCTTCACCTGCTGAGGTCCGTCGTCGAGACGCTGGGGCCACGCGCCACGCTGCATGTAGTGGACGACGCAGATCATTCGTTCCACGTGCGCGCGTCCTCCGGCCAGACCGACGCGGAGGTCGTGCTCGAACTAGCGCGGACGATGTCGGAGTGGTTCTTCGCCGAAGGCGAGTTCGTGCGCGTTACCTGA
- a CDS encoding GlxA family transcriptional regulator — MDIHVIAINGVADFGLSAIVDTLNYANQLAPMLDPSPAPLNVTMVGVRRRVRTANGLIVPVQSIDRQSRPDAIVTPALGPVTPDAIEAALEQPELRDIKAAMVAKANDEVWIGAACTATLLLAETGLLNGHTATTSWWLAPLFRRRYPQVSLDDSRMLIVSAPFVTAGAALAHVDLALGLVRRRSPALAALTARYLLVDSRASQAAYAIPDHLAHADPLVERFERWARRNLSKGFNLADAAAAVGTSERTLARRLQSTLGKTPLGFFQDLRVEHAVHLLQTSHESVDRVAEQVGYADGVTLRGLLRRKLGRSVRDLRAML; from the coding sequence ATGGACATTCATGTTATTGCTATCAACGGCGTCGCGGACTTCGGGCTCTCGGCAATCGTGGACACGTTGAACTACGCAAACCAGCTCGCCCCAATGCTGGACCCTTCACCTGCGCCTCTGAACGTCACGATGGTTGGCGTCCGACGACGCGTTCGAACCGCCAATGGACTCATCGTTCCAGTGCAGTCCATCGACCGGCAGTCTCGGCCGGACGCGATCGTCACGCCTGCCCTTGGACCGGTGACGCCTGATGCCATTGAGGCCGCACTCGAGCAGCCAGAGTTACGCGACATCAAGGCAGCGATGGTCGCCAAGGCCAACGACGAGGTGTGGATCGGCGCCGCCTGCACGGCGACCTTACTGCTCGCGGAGACGGGACTTCTGAACGGACACACGGCAACAACATCGTGGTGGCTCGCGCCGCTGTTTCGCCGTCGGTATCCGCAGGTGTCGCTTGACGACTCACGCATGCTCATCGTCTCAGCGCCGTTCGTCACAGCCGGAGCAGCCCTGGCACACGTCGACCTGGCGCTTGGGCTCGTGAGGCGTCGAAGCCCCGCACTTGCAGCGCTCACGGCTCGCTACCTGCTGGTCGATTCGCGCGCATCGCAGGCCGCTTACGCCATCCCCGATCACCTGGCGCACGCCGACCCTTTGGTCGAGCGCTTCGAGCGATGGGCGCGTCGCAATCTTTCGAAGGGCTTTAATCTCGCCGACGCTGCGGCTGCGGTCGGAACGAGCGAGCGCACCCTGGCGCGGCGCCTGCAGAGCACGCTCGGCAAGACGCCCCTCGGGTTCTTCCAGGACTTACGCGTCGAGCACGCGGTGCATCTGCTCCAGACGAGTCACGAAAGCGTCGATCGGGTGGCCGAGCAAGTGGGCTACGCCGACGGTGTGACTCTGCGAGGGCTACTTCGTCGCAAGCTTGGACGGAGCGTGCGCGATCTGCGTGCGATGCTCTAA
- a CDS encoding DUF4148 domain-containing protein gives MKLYQSITVCLALIAGVAADGCFAQTAINQQGAVTDGNAPQVSEVAVPAVTLAPSVPVGKTRAQVMRELEDFQKNGGPALMLDIYRGGG, from the coding sequence ATGAAACTTTATCAATCGATCACCGTCTGTCTTGCCCTGATAGCTGGAGTCGCAGCAGACGGATGCTTCGCCCAAACGGCGATCAACCAGCAGGGGGCGGTAACGGATGGCAATGCCCCGCAGGTTTCAGAGGTCGCGGTTCCGGCCGTCACACTGGCACCCTCCGTGCCCGTTGGAAAAACACGCGCGCAAGTGATGCGCGAGCTGGAAGATTTTCAGAAAAATGGCGGCCCAGCCCTGATGCTTGATATTTACCGAGGCGGCGGCTAA
- a CDS encoding hybrid sensor histidine kinase/response regulator, with translation MDYARRFFGQRRLAITIFTALWVVFSIHDFGRLDVLDPSHLHHKELIFLRITGTIGMTVPVLLWSPRALDECWAVGLLSVWTIGCWFAVLRMVQIYPGDLAWREAYPILTFALFMIFMAFRLRVITAAWLIGLCVVSYLVMLYLKPSGQSVEVRVESVIAHATMVPMMYIVGLLVSIPLERAARREFMYRRTLRAAKARVEAASRAVNEQNLRMQDLVREKERFFSSAYHDIQQPLAAINLFIRSARIKIEGEQAASHDLDVIEETARDILDMFKDIQDYSELGSYVPHVAPVDMQTVLTEVFEQYLESARTRGIEYRTSVRRRRPPPIESDRSLFKRALSNLISNAIKNTSAGGVVVGWVEIGERLRIDVWDTGVGIPAVHRDAIFAEYYQINNPGRDRSKGLGLGLSIVHRVVGILPKHSMRFWSVEGRGSRFSLYAPISKMTPVDETDDRKDSACKSVLKDKYILLCDDEPTVLEGLRRLFHSAGALVDTAGSMAGFEAILADDGRAPDIIVTDIRLRDGPTGIEVAERIRQHFAWAGVLPVAFITGELVSPHALRDFAEPFVLLRKSSAPESTLAEVSRFVGAQRPTGFDHVRDP, from the coding sequence ATGGACTACGCGCGGCGCTTCTTCGGACAGCGGAGGCTCGCCATCACAATCTTCACCGCGTTGTGGGTCGTGTTTTCCATCCACGACTTCGGGCGATTAGACGTACTCGATCCCTCCCATCTGCACCACAAAGAACTCATTTTCCTGAGAATCACCGGGACGATCGGCATGACGGTGCCCGTGCTGTTGTGGAGCCCACGCGCACTCGACGAGTGCTGGGCCGTCGGGCTGCTCAGTGTCTGGACGATCGGTTGCTGGTTCGCGGTCCTGAGAATGGTACAGATCTATCCGGGCGACCTGGCCTGGCGGGAAGCGTACCCGATCCTGACGTTTGCCCTTTTCATGATATTCATGGCCTTCCGGCTTCGAGTAATCACGGCGGCGTGGCTGATCGGGCTATGCGTCGTCAGTTACCTTGTCATGCTCTATCTCAAGCCCAGTGGCCAGAGCGTCGAGGTGCGCGTGGAGTCGGTGATTGCGCATGCCACGATGGTGCCGATGATGTATATCGTCGGTTTGCTAGTCAGCATTCCGCTGGAACGTGCCGCGAGGCGCGAATTCATGTATCGGCGCACCTTGCGCGCGGCCAAGGCGCGCGTCGAAGCGGCGTCACGCGCAGTCAACGAACAGAACCTACGCATGCAAGACCTCGTCAGGGAGAAAGAGCGGTTCTTCTCATCGGCGTATCACGACATCCAGCAGCCACTCGCTGCGATAAACCTCTTCATCCGCAGCGCGCGGATAAAAATCGAAGGCGAACAGGCCGCAAGCCATGATCTCGACGTCATCGAGGAAACGGCACGCGACATTCTCGACATGTTCAAGGATATTCAGGACTATAGCGAACTGGGCTCATACGTCCCGCACGTGGCGCCAGTCGATATGCAGACCGTGCTGACGGAGGTTTTCGAGCAATACCTTGAATCGGCAAGGACGCGGGGCATTGAATACCGAACCAGCGTGCGTCGGCGCCGCCCGCCTCCCATTGAAAGTGACCGCTCCCTGTTCAAGCGGGCATTGTCCAATCTCATATCGAATGCGATCAAGAACACGTCGGCGGGGGGAGTCGTCGTCGGCTGGGTGGAGATCGGGGAGCGGCTTCGCATCGATGTATGGGACACGGGTGTCGGTATCCCCGCCGTGCATCGGGATGCGATATTCGCCGAGTACTATCAGATTAACAATCCTGGTCGCGATCGTTCGAAAGGCCTGGGACTTGGGCTGTCGATCGTCCATCGGGTTGTCGGGATTCTGCCGAAGCACAGTATGCGTTTCTGGTCGGTCGAAGGGCGCGGATCGCGCTTTTCCCTGTACGCGCCGATATCGAAAATGACGCCGGTCGACGAGACGGACGATCGAAAGGACAGCGCGTGCAAGTCGGTCCTCAAGGACAAGTACATCCTGCTTTGTGACGACGAACCAACCGTTCTCGAAGGCCTGCGCCGGTTGTTCCACAGTGCTGGCGCACTGGTGGATACCGCCGGGTCAATGGCGGGATTCGAAGCAATTCTCGCCGACGATGGCCGCGCACCCGACATCATTGTCACCGATATCCGGCTGCGCGACGGGCCGACTGGCATTGAGGTTGCCGAACGGATCAGGCAGCATTTCGCCTGGGCGGGCGTGCTTCCCGTCGCATTCATCACTGGCGAACTGGTGTCTCCGCACGCACTTCGCGATTTCGCCGAGCCGTTCGTGCTGTTGCGGAAGTCTTCCGCACCGGAAAGCACGCTCGCTGAAGTCAGTCGGTTCGTTGGTGCCCAACGGCCGACGGGCTTCGATCATGTGCGGGATCCGTGA
- a CDS encoding 3-hydroxyacyl-CoA dehydrogenase NAD-binding domain-containing protein, producing the protein MTKRPTTVAIVGTGVIGAGWTTHFLAHGFAVTATDPGEGAESRLRNWIDDSWPAVERLGLAEGASRDNLTFTTDLGAAVRDAGFIQESSPERLDVKQALIAKIESAAKAETIIASSSSGLSISEIQAGAKHPERIVLGHPFNPSHIIPLVEVCGGSLTSPDNIAKTMAFYASTGKKVIRINKEIKGHIANRLQAAIWQEAISLVERGIASVEDIDAAISHGPGLRWALLGPFLNLHASGGAGGITHVLQHLGAAQREWARDLGKYPETDDYIELVAAGVSAELESYDFPEMLRQRDELLIQLLEAKRNRAELP; encoded by the coding sequence GCACTTCCTCGCTCATGGTTTCGCCGTCACGGCAACGGACCCCGGCGAAGGAGCCGAATCGCGCCTGCGCAACTGGATCGACGATAGCTGGCCGGCGGTCGAGCGCCTGGGACTGGCGGAGGGCGCCTCTCGCGACAATCTGACGTTCACGACGGACCTGGGCGCGGCGGTGCGCGATGCCGGTTTCATTCAGGAAAGCAGCCCCGAGCGTCTGGACGTCAAGCAGGCACTGATCGCGAAGATCGAATCGGCGGCGAAGGCGGAGACCATCATCGCTTCGTCGTCTTCGGGTCTTTCGATCAGCGAGATTCAGGCTGGCGCGAAACACCCGGAACGGATCGTGTTGGGACATCCGTTCAACCCGTCCCACATCATTCCGTTAGTGGAGGTCTGCGGGGGTAGCCTCACATCGCCTGACAACATCGCGAAGACGATGGCGTTCTATGCGTCGACGGGCAAGAAGGTCATCAGGATCAACAAGGAGATCAAAGGTCATATCGCCAACCGGCTTCAGGCCGCGATATGGCAGGAGGCGATTAGTCTGGTGGAGCGCGGGATCGCTTCCGTAGAAGACATCGACGCGGCGATTTCCCATGGTCCTGGCCTTCGATGGGCGCTGCTGGGTCCGTTTCTCAATCTCCACGCTTCTGGTGGCGCTGGTGGAATTACGCATGTGCTGCAGCATCTGGGTGCGGCACAGCGCGAGTGGGCCAGAGACTTGGGTAAGTATCCCGAGACGGATGATTACATCGAGTTAGTTGCGGCAGGCGTTAGTGCGGAACTGGAGTCGTACGATTTTCCGGAAATGCTTCGACAGCGCGATGAACTGCTGATTCAGTTGCTGGAGGCCAAGCGGAATCGTGCTGAGCTTCCGTAG
- a CDS encoding IS256 family transposase, translating into MPRKPKTTTEAQTALPSIPKELIDQFVKGPMTAEAVHAASAAFKKALIERALGAELGHHLGYPAGAVRPEDATNQRNGKSGKTVLTDDGPLRLEIPRDRDGSFAPILIPKHERRFTGFDDKIIAMYARGMTVREIQGFLAEQYGTDVSPEFISSVTDAVMDEVSIWQARPLEPMYPVVFFDALRVKIREEGMVRNKAIYLALGILPDGTRDILGLWIENTEGAKFWMKVFSDLKVRGVQDILIAVTDGLKGMPEALGAVFPATTLQTCIVHLIRHSLDYASWKDRRGLAAALKPIYSATGAEAAQTELDAFEQGEWGQKFPTVVAAWRRAWDRVIPFFAFPPAVRKVIYTTNAIESVNARLRKIVKTRGHFPTDEAATKLLWLALRNITADWSRAAHDWKAAMNQFAILYEDRFTRNHL; encoded by the coding sequence ATGCCACGCAAACCCAAGACGACCACCGAAGCGCAGACAGCGTTGCCGTCCATTCCGAAGGAACTAATCGACCAGTTCGTGAAGGGGCCGATGACGGCCGAAGCGGTGCATGCCGCTTCGGCGGCGTTCAAGAAGGCGCTGATCGAGCGGGCGCTGGGCGCCGAACTTGGACACCATCTGGGCTATCCGGCGGGTGCCGTGCGGCCAGAAGATGCGACCAACCAGCGCAACGGCAAGAGCGGCAAGACAGTGCTGACCGACGACGGTCCGCTACGCCTGGAGATTCCCCGTGACCGCGACGGCAGCTTTGCGCCGATCCTGATTCCGAAGCACGAACGGCGTTTTACCGGCTTTGACGACAAGATCATCGCGATGTACGCCCGTGGCATGACAGTGCGCGAGATCCAGGGGTTTCTGGCCGAGCAGTACGGTACCGATGTATCGCCGGAATTCATCAGTTCGGTGACCGATGCCGTGATGGACGAGGTGAGTATCTGGCAGGCGCGTCCGCTCGAGCCGATGTACCCGGTAGTGTTCTTTGACGCGCTACGCGTCAAGATCCGCGAGGAAGGGATGGTGCGCAACAAGGCGATCTATCTGGCGCTGGGCATCCTGCCGGACGGCACACGGGACATCCTGGGGCTGTGGATCGAGAACACGGAAGGCGCGAAGTTCTGGATGAAGGTATTCAGCGACCTGAAGGTGCGTGGCGTGCAGGACATCCTGATCGCAGTCACCGATGGACTGAAGGGCATGCCTGAAGCACTGGGCGCGGTGTTTCCGGCCACCACGCTCCAGACGTGCATCGTGCACCTGATCCGCCACTCGCTGGACTACGCGAGCTGGAAAGACCGGCGGGGGCTGGCTGCTGCCCTCAAGCCGATCTATTCGGCAACGGGCGCTGAAGCTGCGCAGACCGAACTGGATGCGTTCGAACAGGGTGAGTGGGGCCAGAAATTCCCGACGGTGGTGGCCGCCTGGCGTCGGGCCTGGGATCGCGTGATCCCCTTCTTCGCGTTTCCGCCAGCGGTTCGCAAGGTGATCTACACGACCAATGCCATCGAAAGTGTCAATGCCCGGCTACGCAAGATCGTCAAGACGCGTGGGCACTTCCCGACGGACGAGGCCGCGACCAAACTGCTATGGCTGGCCTTGCGCAATATCACGGCTGACTGGAGCCGTGCCGCGCATGACTGGAAAGCCGCGATGAACCAGTTCGCGATCCTCTACGAGGATCGCTTCACAAGGAATCATTTGTAG
- a CDS encoding putative quinol monooxygenase gives MIKLAILATMEAKPGKEEAVAEFLAGAKGLVEKEAFTVTWFAIRTGKSTFAIFDAFDNEAGRNGHLTGQAAAALMASAKDLFVRDPVIEKADLLAFKLPA, from the coding sequence ATGATCAAGCTCGCAATCCTCGCGACGATGGAAGCCAAGCCGGGTAAGGAAGAGGCCGTCGCCGAATTCCTAGCTGGCGCTAAGGGGCTCGTGGAAAAGGAGGCGTTCACCGTCACCTGGTTCGCGATCCGCACCGGCAAGTCGACGTTTGCCATCTTCGACGCGTTCGACAACGAAGCCGGCCGCAATGGTCACCTGACCGGTCAAGCCGCCGCGGCTCTGATGGCTTCCGCCAAGGATCTCTTCGTTCGCGATCCGGTCATCGAAAAGGCGGATCTGCTCGCCTTCAAGCTGCCCGCGTAA
- a CDS encoding response regulator transcription factor, producing MRVLIVDDHELFRAGLALLLRELFPSIELLHASTLSQGMHHALGEFLNIVFLDLDLPDGHGCDALAELKELRPSLPVIVISADESVETISRCIELRAMGYVPKSSPPEALHAAISAVLAGGVFLPAASIARLRCDMGTDEAPVSGPGRAQPSCNSEMSSASELGLTPREFETLAWLVRGLPSKAIALRMGLEDITVRKYISHLLAHFNLRRRTELIVMLADKGIKLGVPPVTDPAHDRSPSAVGHQRTD from the coding sequence ATGCGCGTACTGATCGTCGATGATCACGAGCTGTTCAGAGCCGGATTGGCGCTGCTGCTGAGAGAGCTGTTTCCGAGCATCGAGTTGCTGCACGCGAGTACGTTGTCGCAGGGCATGCATCATGCGCTCGGCGAGTTCCTGAACATCGTTTTTCTCGATCTCGATCTTCCCGATGGTCACGGTTGCGACGCGCTTGCCGAATTGAAGGAGTTGCGACCGTCGTTACCGGTGATTGTGATATCGGCGGACGAGAGTGTGGAAACCATCAGTCGATGCATCGAACTGCGCGCCATGGGATACGTACCCAAGTCGTCGCCTCCCGAAGCGCTTCATGCAGCGATAAGCGCGGTGCTTGCCGGGGGCGTGTTCCTGCCCGCCGCCAGCATCGCACGGCTCAGGTGCGACATGGGCACGGACGAGGCTCCGGTAAGTGGACCTGGGCGCGCACAGCCGAGCTGTAATTCGGAAATGAGCAGCGCATCCGAGCTGGGACTCACGCCGAGAGAGTTCGAAACGTTGGCGTGGCTGGTGCGCGGGCTTCCGTCCAAGGCGATTGCGCTGAGAATGGGGCTCGAAGACATTACGGTACGAAAATACATCAGTCATTTGCTCGCGCATTTCAATCTGCGGCGCCGTACGGAACTCATCGTCATGCTGGCGGATAAAGGGATCAAACTCGGCGTCCCGCCAGTCACGGATCCCGCACATGATCGAAGCCCGTCGGCCGTTGGGCACCAACGAACCGACTGA
- a CDS encoding DUF1330 domain-containing protein, translating into MSAYLIFVVHSAHDKALLQKYRDEAIPVVKSQGVKFFAGPVISAALENGPVDSSVVLEFPTVEDAQAWYKSPEYAPLKAMRQAAATSTTFIVESWPEGL; encoded by the coding sequence ATGAGTGCTTATCTGATCTTCGTCGTGCATAGTGCTCACGACAAAGCATTGCTCCAGAAATATCGCGATGAAGCGATCCCGGTCGTTAAGAGTCAGGGCGTGAAATTCTTTGCCGGGCCCGTCATCAGCGCTGCGCTGGAAAATGGCCCCGTGGACTCCAGCGTTGTCCTCGAGTTCCCGACCGTCGAAGATGCGCAAGCTTGGTACAAATCCCCTGAGTACGCACCCCTCAAGGCAATGCGTCAGGCCGCGGCCACGAGCACCACATTCATCGTGGAGTCGTGGCCCGAAGGGCTCTAA
- a CDS encoding IS1182 family transposase yields MKRFIEGEDRKQVTLLPECLDDFVAEDNPVRIIEAFVEELELASLGFDGAKPSTTGRPSYHPGVLLKIYIYGYLNRVQSSRRLERECQRNVELMWLTGRLAPDFKTIADFRRDNGIGIRNVCRRFVMLCRELKLFSQALVAIDGSKFKAVNTRDRNFTEGKVEKRQKQIEESIQRYLNALETADRTQPAELEAKTTRLKDKIERLREQMRNLEQIKEQLKTEPDGQLSMTDPDARSMATSGKGSGMVGYNVQVAVDAKHHLIVAHEVTNSGSDRAQLSPMARAARDAMGKTRLRAVADRGYYSGLQIKECADAGIAVMLPKPTTSGAKHHGRFDKADFIYIARDDEYQCPAGERAIYRYTSEEHGLQLHRYWSSACSQCAMKPKCTPSDQRRISRWEHESVLEAVQRRLDKTPDAMTVRRRTVEHVFGTFKHWMGYTHFLMRRLPNVGTEMSLNVLAYNLARVLRILGFKKTMKAMRQVGV; encoded by the coding sequence ATGAAGCGATTCATAGAAGGTGAAGATCGCAAGCAGGTGACATTGCTTCCGGAGTGCCTGGATGACTTCGTCGCAGAGGACAACCCGGTCAGAATCATCGAGGCATTTGTTGAAGAGCTTGAACTTGCATCACTAGGATTCGATGGCGCGAAGCCGTCGACTACAGGTCGCCCGTCCTATCATCCGGGCGTACTGCTGAAGATCTATATCTACGGCTACCTGAATCGGGTCCAGTCGAGCCGCCGCCTGGAACGTGAATGCCAGCGCAACGTTGAATTGATGTGGCTCACGGGACGGTTGGCGCCGGATTTCAAGACCATAGCTGACTTTCGGCGTGACAACGGCATTGGCATTCGTAACGTGTGTCGCCGTTTCGTGATGCTGTGCCGTGAGCTGAAGCTGTTCTCGCAAGCACTGGTCGCCATTGACGGCAGCAAGTTCAAGGCAGTCAATACACGCGATCGCAATTTCACCGAAGGGAAGGTTGAAAAGCGCCAGAAGCAGATCGAGGAGAGCATCCAGCGGTATCTGAATGCGCTGGAGACCGCAGATCGCACGCAACCCGCAGAGCTGGAAGCAAAGACGACCCGTCTGAAGGACAAGATCGAGCGCTTGCGCGAACAGATGCGAAACCTCGAGCAGATCAAGGAGCAACTCAAAACTGAGCCGGACGGTCAGCTCTCGATGACCGATCCTGATGCACGCTCCATGGCGACTAGCGGCAAAGGCTCAGGAATGGTGGGCTACAACGTACAGGTAGCAGTAGACGCAAAACACCACCTTATTGTCGCTCACGAGGTCACAAACTCTGGCAGCGACCGGGCGCAGCTTAGCCCCATGGCAAGAGCTGCGCGCGACGCGATGGGCAAGACCAGACTGCGGGCAGTCGCCGATCGCGGCTACTACAGTGGGCTTCAGATCAAGGAGTGCGCCGATGCGGGGATTGCGGTCATGCTACCGAAGCCGACAACATCAGGTGCGAAGCACCATGGCCGATTCGACAAGGCAGACTTCATCTACATTGCGCGGGACGACGAATACCAATGCCCAGCTGGAGAACGGGCAATTTACCGTTACACCAGCGAGGAACACGGATTACAGCTACATCGTTACTGGAGTAGCGCCTGTTCGCAATGCGCGATGAAGCCAAAGTGCACTCCGAGCGACCAGCGACGGATAAGTCGATGGGAGCATGAGTCAGTGCTGGAAGCAGTTCAACGCCGGCTGGACAAGACACCTGACGCGATGACAGTGCGCAGGCGAACCGTCGAACATGTCTTCGGAACGTTCAAGCATTGGATGGGCTATACGCACTTCCTGATGCGCAGGTTGCCCAACGTAGGTACCGAGATGAGTTTGAACGTACTCGCCTACAATCTCGCTCGAGTGCTAAGAATCCTGGGCTTCAAGAAGACGATGAAGGCAATGCGGCAGGTAGGTGTTTGA